In one Nitrospirota bacterium genomic region, the following are encoded:
- a CDS encoding sulfite exporter TauE/SafE family protein gives MHDVVKEAANFISLDWMNIAYLFIVGFVGGLVSGFIGSGGAFVLTPAMMSLGVPGLVAVASNMCHKFPKALVGALKRAKYGQVDVKLGLVFGVSAEAGVLFGAHIQESIRKAFGDAGSNLYVSLAFVVILGIVGTFVLRDALKIYRNGNTSEEEKVTRLSKWVQSINIPGTMVYFKSLNAKVSVLFTIPLGFATGMLAATIAVGGFIGVPSMIYVLGAPSLMASASELVVAFVMGLGGSFKYAMNGLVDIRLAMIILAGSLFGIQLGAIGTTYVKPVMVKMVMGVIMIIVLFSRGLMIPVYLSQLGLIQTLSEGTVKVLKNTSFAIMALALLIGAFIILRAIWQGRRAERMVTKEVIGHGRI, from the coding sequence ATGCACGATGTAGTTAAGGAGGCGGCTAATTTCATCAGTCTCGATTGGATGAATATAGCCTACCTGTTTATAGTAGGATTTGTTGGAGGTCTTGTAAGCGGGTTTATCGGTTCAGGCGGAGCCTTTGTTCTTACGCCTGCTATGATGAGCCTGGGAGTGCCGGGGCTTGTAGCGGTTGCAAGCAACATGTGCCATAAGTTTCCCAAAGCGCTCGTAGGAGCATTAAAGCGTGCCAAATATGGTCAGGTGGATGTAAAGTTAGGCTTAGTCTTCGGAGTTTCTGCAGAAGCAGGGGTTCTGTTTGGTGCCCATATACAGGAAAGTATCAGAAAGGCATTTGGAGATGCAGGTTCTAACCTGTATGTCAGCTTGGCCTTTGTGGTAATCCTTGGAATTGTGGGTACTTTTGTATTGAGGGATGCGTTAAAGATCTACAGAAATGGTAATACAAGCGAAGAAGAGAAGGTGACAAGACTATCAAAATGGGTTCAGTCCATAAACATCCCTGGAACAATGGTGTATTTCAAGAGCTTGAATGCAAAGGTTTCGGTTCTTTTCACTATACCCCTGGGGTTTGCTACAGGTATGCTGGCTGCTACTATTGCAGTGGGTGGCTTTATTGGGGTTCCTTCAATGATTTATGTTCTTGGTGCACCCAGTCTTATGGCATCAGCAAGTGAACTTGTAGTAGCATTTGTCATGGGACTTGGAGGCTCCTTCAAATATGCCATGAACGGTCTGGTTGACATACGCCTTGCAATGATTATACTTGCAGGCTCTCTCTTTGGCATACAACTCGGCGCCATTGGTACTACCTATGTGAAGCCCGTTATGGTTAAGATGGTGATGGGTGTCATTATGATTATCGTTCTGTTCAGCCGCGGTTTGATGATCCCTGTTTATCTGTCGCAGCTTGGATTAATACAGACATTAAGCGAAGGAACGGTGAAGGTGTTAAAAAACACAAGTTTTGCTATTATGGCGCTTGCCCTCTTGATAGGCGCTTTTATCATCCTGAGAGCTATATGGCAGGGGCGTCGGGCAGAGAGAATGGTTACTAAAGAGGTTATAGGACATGGTAGAATATAA
- the nuoB gene encoding NADH-quinone oxidoreductase subunit NuoB → MFKEILKNLITRKPSIPFPEGFDIPPEEAVKIVSLREKIDTIFGRSLRIRQVDAGSCNACEWECTALTNPIYDIQRFGIDFVASPRHADVLLVTGPVSRQMELALKKTYLATPEPRLVVACGDCTIDGGIYKGSYAVTNGVANVIPVDCYIPGCPPTPIQMVLGLHELLKKLT, encoded by the coding sequence ATGTTTAAAGAGATTTTAAAAAACTTAATAACCAGAAAACCTTCAATTCCATTCCCTGAAGGGTTCGATATCCCGCCTGAGGAAGCCGTAAAGATTGTCTCTCTAAGGGAAAAGATTGATACTATCTTTGGCAGGTCGCTTAGAATCAGGCAGGTGGATGCAGGCTCATGCAATGCATGCGAATGGGAATGCACTGCCCTTACAAATCCGATATACGACATTCAGAGGTTCGGCATTGATTTTGTTGCGTCTCCAAGACATGCGGATGTCCTTCTTGTAACAGGGCCTGTTTCAAGACAGATGGAACTTGCCCTTAAAAAGACATATCTGGCAACACCTGAGCCGAGGCTTGTTGTAGCATGCGGTGACTGCACCATTGATGGAGGCATATATAAAGGAAGCTATGCGGTAACGAATGGCGTTGCCAATGTGATTCCAGTTGACTGCTATATTCCAGGATGCCCGCCCACACCGATACAGATGGTATTGGGACTCCATGAATTATTAAAAAAGCTGACCTGA
- a CDS encoding universal stress protein has product MGRYRKMLVAIDSSESSMHALKESLKLATNEKSWITVVCVVPSYEGDLDLVAVGNIMESIRKPCEDALSEAKRIAKAEGALIKPVYEEGEAYERIVDLAETENYELIIMGRRGLHRLERAFVGSVTARVIGYSHKDVLVVPRNTTIGWQRILLATDGSKYSKAAAERAIDFAEAYGGELKVVSIVDVPSEFYGEAPQVVEDLINKAKGYVEDVRKQAEASGIKTETFVKEAETYQAITDLAREQNVNTIVMGSHGRTGLKRLLMGSVTEKVIGYAPCPVLVVKS; this is encoded by the coding sequence ATGGGACGATATAGGAAAATGTTGGTAGCAATTGATAGCTCAGAATCCAGCATGCATGCCTTAAAGGAATCCCTTAAGCTTGCTACAAACGAGAAGAGCTGGATTACTGTCGTGTGTGTTGTGCCTTCCTACGAGGGCGACCTCGATCTGGTTGCTGTGGGGAATATAATGGAATCTATAAGAAAGCCCTGCGAGGATGCTCTTTCTGAGGCAAAAAGGATTGCAAAGGCTGAAGGTGCATTGATAAAGCCAGTATATGAAGAAGGCGAGGCGTATGAGAGGATTGTGGATCTCGCAGAGACAGAAAACTATGAGTTGATAATAATGGGAAGAAGGGGATTGCATCGTCTTGAAAGGGCATTTGTCGGCAGTGTTACAGCAAGAGTAATAGGGTATAGCCATAAAGACGTCCTTGTTGTACCGAGAAACACAACTATAGGCTGGCAAAGGATTCTCCTTGCAACAGATGGTTCAAAATACAGCAAGGCTGCTGCTGAAAGGGCAATAGACTTTGCTGAGGCGTATGGAGGAGAACTTAAGGTGGTATCTATTGTGGATGTCCCATCTGAATTTTATGGAGAGGCACCTCAGGTAGTAGAAGATTTGATTAACAAGGCAAAGGGATATGTGGAGGATGTAAGAAAGCAGGCAGAAGCGTCAGGAATAAAAACAGAGACCTTTGTGAAAGAGGCAGAGACATATCAGGCAATAACCGACCTTGCGAGAGAACAGAATGTGAATACCATAGTAATGGGTTCTCACGGCAGGACAGGACTGAAAAGGCTTCTGATGGGAAGCGTTACTGAAAAGGTAATCGGCTATGCACCCTGCCCTGTGCTTGTGGTCAAGTCGTAG
- a CDS encoding sigma-54-dependent Fis family transcriptional regulator, translating to MTFKILVAEDEEITLKHLVNTLKREGYDVLGTRNGREALDAMSKEHFDVLITDIKMPEMNGIELLERAKEIDHEIEVLVITGFGSIGSAVEAMKKGAYEYITKPFDLDELILKVKNIHERKVLRKENVALKAFFGMNKKVSIIAKSMSMRRILDIIESIKDSDCNVLLTGESGVGKSLLAKIIHFTSRRQNMPFLSINCATLTEELLASELFGHERGAFTGAVRTKQGLVEIADKGTLFLDEIAEMATNLQAKLLKVIEEGEFFRVGGTRPIKVDVRFIAATNQNVRSAISEGRFREDLYYRLNVMEIFISPLRDRRDDIEPLSSYFLQKHLPRSNKKIKGFTKEATNILMHYSFPGNVRELENIIERAIILEKGPVITPKSLPQTLSIYEIQTIEPGKIKTIDELSRDYAERVIEMVGGNKSKAAELLGISRTSLWRVLKEEQPVDTN from the coding sequence ATGACATTTAAGATCCTTGTAGCAGAAGATGAAGAGATAACACTTAAGCATCTCGTGAATACCCTTAAAAGGGAAGGTTACGATGTTTTAGGCACGAGGAATGGCCGCGAGGCATTGGATGCCATGTCAAAAGAACATTTCGATGTCCTCATAACAGACATAAAAATGCCTGAAATGAACGGCATTGAACTTCTTGAAAGGGCAAAGGAGATAGACCATGAGATTGAGGTGCTGGTAATCACCGGATTCGGAAGCATAGGCTCGGCAGTGGAGGCCATGAAAAAGGGGGCTTACGAATATATCACGAAGCCATTCGATCTCGACGAGCTGATACTGAAGGTGAAGAATATCCATGAACGCAAGGTATTGAGAAAAGAGAATGTGGCACTAAAAGCATTCTTCGGAATGAACAAAAAGGTCTCCATTATTGCAAAGAGCATGAGCATGAGGCGCATACTGGACATCATCGAAAGCATAAAGGACTCTGACTGCAATGTCCTTCTAACAGGAGAAAGCGGCGTTGGCAAAAGCCTTCTGGCAAAGATAATCCACTTCACAAGCAGGAGACAGAACATGCCCTTCCTTTCCATAAACTGCGCCACACTTACAGAAGAGCTTCTTGCCAGCGAATTATTCGGACACGAAAGGGGTGCTTTCACTGGAGCAGTTAGGACAAAACAGGGACTTGTGGAGATAGCAGATAAAGGCACGCTCTTCCTCGATGAGATTGCAGAGATGGCTACAAACCTTCAGGCAAAACTCCTCAAAGTAATAGAAGAAGGAGAGTTTTTCAGGGTCGGAGGGACGAGACCAATAAAAGTAGATGTGAGATTTATAGCTGCAACCAACCAGAATGTGAGAAGCGCCATATCCGAAGGAAGATTCAGGGAAGACCTTTACTACAGGCTGAATGTCATGGAGATATTCATTTCGCCCTTGCGGGACCGCAGGGATGATATTGAGCCATTGAGCAGCTATTTCTTGCAAAAGCATCTCCCAAGGTCCAACAAAAAGATAAAGGGTTTTACAAAAGAGGCCACGAATATCCTCATGCATTACAGTTTTCCGGGGAATGTGAGGGAGCTTGAGAACATCATTGAGAGGGCAATAATCCTTGAAAAAGGCCCTGTGATTACCCCTAAAAGCCTGCCCCAGACATTATCCATATATGAAATACAAACCATCGAGCCGGGCAAGATAAAGACAATAGACGAACTGAGTAGAGATTATGCGGAGAGGGTCATTGAAATGGTCGGAGGAAATAAATCAAAGGCAGCAGAGCTTCTTGGCATATCGAGGACAAGCCTCTGGAGGGTGTTGAAAGAGGAGCAGCCTGTTGATACAAATTGA
- a CDS encoding GHKL domain-containing protein, translated as MSLKKKIAVSFLISACIIAVLAAFEYINFIEIKKEIRQLELTDTIRSKSLQLRRHEKNFFLYGSSRANEESAAIYKYLRELDSILSERQVIDRTGNLNAMKMRIKDYGQRFSKIEASMKEISEEFERTKTSYVKYQKFFPLLELTFLERPLHAAEFLENEFSLPAGHRLIAGLRGLYSDIQILRKNGEDILTISKDLDKTARDNAEGVIRKSQIAILIFFPLFLIVGIGMLFVISNNVVNRLKLLIDLVGKTGKGDYSHIPVSSQKDEVGVLIREFNDMENQLSQREDELDKKNKELLRSKKLAAIGTLASGVAHELNNPLNNIYISAQVLEREAKDECSPIIKETLNDIIGQSIRVKRIVGDLLEFARGKEPVMREVNLNEIIMGSYKLVSAATNTEGINLEIDANPDGVMIYADPEQMERVFINLFSNAVDAISGKGNLDVKVLKELDSVTIKVSDTGKGMPADAVEKIFEPFYTTKDKGTGLGLAIVFNIIKKHNGEIRVESEEGRGTTFTITLPARKEGNDI; from the coding sequence ATGTCCCTCAAGAAAAAAATAGCCGTCAGTTTTTTAATCAGTGCATGCATTATTGCAGTCCTCGCTGCATTTGAATACATCAATTTTATAGAAATCAAAAAAGAGATAAGGCAGCTTGAGCTTACCGATACCATAAGAAGTAAATCCCTTCAGTTGCGAAGACACGAGAAAAACTTCTTCCTATACGGCTCATCAAGGGCTAACGAGGAGTCAGCGGCCATTTATAAATATCTGAGGGAGCTGGATTCCATTTTAAGTGAACGCCAGGTAATTGACAGGACAGGGAACCTGAATGCCATGAAGATGCGTATAAAGGATTACGGGCAGCGGTTTAGTAAAATAGAGGCATCCATGAAGGAGATATCAGAGGAATTCGAAAGGACAAAGACCTCATATGTGAAATATCAGAAATTTTTTCCGCTGCTGGAATTGACATTTCTGGAGAGGCCCCTTCATGCAGCGGAGTTTCTGGAGAATGAATTCTCTTTGCCGGCAGGTCACAGGCTTATCGCCGGACTCAGAGGGCTTTACTCGGACATACAGATCCTCAGAAAAAACGGAGAGGACATACTCACAATCTCAAAGGATCTGGATAAGACCGCAAGGGACAATGCCGAAGGTGTTATCCGTAAGTCTCAGATCGCGATTCTTATATTTTTTCCATTGTTTCTTATTGTAGGGATCGGAATGCTCTTTGTTATAAGCAATAATGTCGTGAATCGATTAAAGCTGCTTATAGACCTTGTAGGAAAAACAGGAAAAGGGGATTACTCCCACATACCCGTTTCATCCCAGAAAGACGAGGTGGGCGTTCTCATCAGAGAATTTAATGATATGGAAAATCAACTGTCTCAGAGGGAGGATGAACTGGACAAAAAGAACAAAGAACTCCTCCGGTCTAAAAAACTGGCTGCCATAGGTACACTGGCATCAGGCGTTGCCCATGAACTCAACAATCCCCTTAATAATATTTACATCTCTGCCCAGGTTCTCGAAAGGGAGGCAAAGGATGAATGCTCTCCAATTATAAAGGAGACCTTAAACGATATTATCGGCCAGAGCATAAGAGTGAAGCGGATTGTCGGTGACCTCCTCGAATTTGCAAGGGGAAAGGAACCGGTTATGAGAGAGGTTAATCTCAATGAAATCATAATGGGTTCATACAAACTGGTTAGCGCTGCTACCAATACGGAAGGAATAAACCTTGAAATAGATGCCAATCCAGATGGAGTTATGATATACGCTGACCCTGAACAGATGGAGAGGGTCTTTATCAATCTTTTCAGCAATGCCGTCGATGCCATATCTGGAAAGGGCAATCTGGACGTAAAGGTGTTGAAGGAACTTGATTCTGTGACAATAAAGGTATCCGACACTGGAAAGGGCATGCCTGCTGACGCTGTTGAAAAGATATTTGAACCTTTCTATACTACAAAGGACAAAGGCACAGGTCTCGGTCTTGCCATTGTTTTTAATATAATAAAGAAGCATAATGGCGAAATAAGAGTGGAAAGCGAGGAAGGCAGAGGTACGACATTTACCATTACACTGCCAGCGAGGAAAGAAGGTAATGACATTTAA
- a CDS encoding HAMP domain-containing histidine kinase → MFKYHPSIKQKITLGYYAILVIIIGLSILTFMELRFMEKKIMFGEVISEFFDATLEIRRFEKNYFLYKQENDYYENIKYVTKAQELLERNIKGFGTIANSQQITTLRDDLKEYKELMERYVRQDKHGSVQKTTMEGKIRKTGKDIITVAEDISKAERKDLQMMLNNSRNIIILSIITLSLLGIVIGQVLSRMVVRPLKMLEDSLEIIADGRFEKILINSKDREIVSLTNAFNKMLRELELRQRHLVQSEKLASLGTLLSGVAHELNNPLSNISTSSEILKEELEEADTEYKRELLLQIEEQTESARNIVRSLLEFSRDREFKKEKLPLRNLFEETIRFVKGQVPTKVEINIDMPDDIFIIADKQRIQQALLNLIKNAIESITDDGSVFIKAKKHRAIDKVEDETGIYNYLKYRGKCTLEEDTVDIEIKDTGTGIPHELLPKVFDPFFTTKDVGKGSGLGLFIVHEIIEEHDGCIAVDSKFGKGTTFLIRLPMKE, encoded by the coding sequence ATGTTCAAGTATCATCCGAGCATCAAACAAAAAATTACATTAGGTTATTACGCAATACTGGTCATAATTATCGGTCTATCAATACTCACTTTTATGGAGCTCAGGTTTATGGAGAAAAAGATAATGTTCGGAGAGGTCATATCCGAATTTTTTGATGCAACGCTTGAAATCAGAAGGTTTGAAAAAAATTATTTTCTCTACAAGCAAGAGAACGACTATTACGAAAATATAAAATATGTAACAAAAGCTCAAGAATTACTTGAAAGGAATATCAAAGGATTTGGGACAATTGCCAATTCTCAGCAGATAACAACACTAAGAGATGACCTGAAAGAGTATAAAGAACTCATGGAGCGTTATGTAAGGCAAGATAAACATGGCAGTGTACAAAAAACCACAATGGAAGGGAAGATAAGGAAAACAGGCAAAGACATAATAACAGTTGCTGAAGACATTTCAAAGGCTGAGCGTAAGGACCTGCAAATGATGTTAAACAATTCACGAAACATTATTATCCTTTCAATCATCACCCTCTCACTCTTAGGGATTGTTATAGGACAGGTTTTATCAAGAATGGTTGTCAGACCGCTTAAAATGTTAGAGGATTCCCTTGAAATAATTGCTGATGGCAGGTTTGAAAAAATACTCATAAATTCAAAAGACAGGGAGATAGTTTCGCTGACAAATGCCTTTAACAAGATGCTCAGGGAATTGGAATTAAGGCAGAGGCACCTTGTTCAATCAGAAAAGCTTGCTTCACTGGGGACGCTCCTTTCCGGTGTTGCCCATGAGTTGAACAATCCATTATCAAATATCTCAACCTCCAGCGAGATACTGAAGGAAGAGCTTGAAGAAGCTGATACGGAATACAAGAGAGAGCTCCTCCTGCAAATAGAGGAGCAAACAGAGAGTGCAAGGAATATCGTCCGTTCTCTTTTAGAGTTCTCAAGGGATAGGGAATTTAAAAAAGAGAAACTGCCGCTCAGAAACCTGTTTGAAGAAACGATCCGGTTTGTGAAGGGTCAAGTGCCGACAAAGGTCGAAATCAACATTGACATGCCGGATGACATATTTATCATTGCCGATAAACAGCGAATCCAGCAGGCATTATTAAATCTTATAAAAAATGCAATAGAGTCCATTACTGATGACGGAAGTGTTTTCATCAAGGCAAAGAAGCACAGGGCAATTGATAAGGTGGAAGACGAAACAGGTATATACAATTATCTGAAATACCGCGGTAAATGCACTCTCGAAGAAGATACGGTGGACATAGAGATAAAAGATACAGGAACAGGGATACCGCATGAATTGCTGCCAAAGGTATTCGATCCATTCTTTACTACAAAGGATGTGGGCAAAGGATCAGGGCTCGGATTGTTTATAGTTCATGAAATCATAGAAGAGCATGACGGTTGTATTGCTGTGGACAGTAAATTTGGTAAAGGGACAACGTTTTTAATTAGATTGCCGATGAAGGAGTGA
- a CDS encoding sigma-54-dependent Fis family transcriptional regulator codes for MTNNAKILIVDDEKIALKNLEHVMKKEGYEVVGTQSGQNALKLLDEQQFDAVLTDLRIEKVDGMQILKRCHDLYPDTEVIMITGYATLESAVNAMKQGAFYYIAKPFKLEEVRKVVKEAVEKVRLKKENRQLREQIEKYQGKVKIITQDPGMQRLLDTAKQIAPTDCNVLISGESGTGKELFARYIHFNSSRSEGPFFVINCGAFTEELLGNELFGHEKGAFTGATTMKKGLIEMASGGTLFLDEITEMPSSMQVKLLRVIQEKEVLRLGATEPVKVDVRFIAATNRDVQDAIKDGHFRQDLYFRLNVVSLYISPLSERKEDIPLLSYYFLKKYAALMKKDVTGISQDVIALLMNYDFPGNVRELENIIERGVALVNGNTIEVAHLPEDLRELSIRTFRKKEGKIPSLEEQEMAYIQWVLSEVGNNKTLAAQILGIDRVSLWRKLKRYGLEAE; via the coding sequence ATGACAAACAATGCGAAAATTTTAATTGTTGATGATGAAAAAATAGCCCTTAAGAACCTTGAGCATGTAATGAAAAAAGAGGGCTATGAGGTGGTGGGAACGCAAAGCGGGCAGAATGCCCTCAAATTGCTCGATGAGCAGCAATTTGATGCGGTGCTTACTGATCTTAGAATAGAGAAAGTAGATGGCATGCAGATTCTCAAGAGATGCCATGACCTCTATCCTGACACGGAGGTAATAATGATAACGGGATATGCGACGCTGGAGTCGGCAGTAAACGCAATGAAACAGGGTGCATTCTACTATATAGCAAAGCCATTCAAACTGGAAGAGGTAAGAAAGGTTGTAAAAGAGGCGGTAGAGAAGGTAAGACTTAAGAAGGAGAACAGACAACTCAGGGAGCAGATAGAAAAGTACCAGGGCAAGGTAAAGATAATCACTCAGGATCCCGGCATGCAGAGGCTTCTGGACACGGCAAAGCAGATTGCACCAACAGACTGCAATGTCCTTATAAGCGGTGAAAGCGGTACGGGGAAGGAGCTGTTTGCAAGATACATACACTTCAACAGCAGCCGTTCAGAAGGACCATTCTTTGTAATCAACTGCGGGGCATTTACAGAGGAGCTTTTAGGCAATGAGCTGTTCGGCCATGAAAAAGGGGCGTTCACCGGCGCAACCACCATGAAAAAGGGATTGATTGAAATGGCATCTGGTGGGACGTTGTTTTTAGACGAGATAACAGAGATGCCTTCATCAATGCAGGTAAAACTCTTGAGGGTTATTCAGGAAAAAGAGGTTCTAAGGCTTGGGGCAACAGAGCCTGTAAAGGTGGATGTAAGATTTATAGCTGCAACAAATAGAGACGTACAGGATGCGATAAAGGACGGACATTTCAGGCAGGACCTCTATTTCAGGCTGAATGTTGTTTCACTCTACATTTCACCTCTTTCAGAAAGAAAAGAAGATATACCTCTTTTAAGTTACTATTTTTTAAAAAAATATGCTGCCCTCATGAAAAAGGACGTCACAGGGATATCTCAGGATGTGATTGCACTCCTGATGAATTACGACTTTCCTGGAAATGTGAGGGAACTGGAAAATATCATAGAAAGAGGAGTTGCCCTTGTTAATGGGAATACCATCGAAGTGGCACATCTCCCTGAAGATTTGAGGGAATTAAGCATAAGGACATTCAGGAAAAAGGAAGGCAAAATCCCATCCCTTGAAGAGCAGGAGATGGCTTATATACAGTGGGTATTAAGCGAGGTAGGCAATAACAAGACCCTTGCAGCACAGATACTCGGGATTGATAGAGTATCGCTGTGGAGAAAGTTGAAGAGGTACGGATTGGAAGCAGAGTGA
- a CDS encoding universal stress protein: MSAISFAEEGEFNTAREMLREERRVLLAVKEGQIAGKTLKYALNTCKRIGASLDILYVSLEGRADEKIDPLLQRFYSDLEKEGIRYSVIQKNGCIKQEIIDYTNSKKGVLFAVTESSNHLDVDCKGRNKKLSEAWQNLKCPLVVVADNV, encoded by the coding sequence ATGTCAGCGATCTCTTTTGCTGAGGAAGGAGAGTTCAATACAGCAAGGGAGATGCTGAGAGAGGAAAGAAGGGTCTTATTAGCTGTGAAGGAAGGACAGATTGCTGGAAAGACACTGAAGTATGCCCTGAATACCTGTAAGAGAATTGGAGCAAGTCTTGATATTCTGTATGTCTCATTGGAGGGCAGAGCAGATGAAAAGATAGACCCTTTACTGCAGCGTTTTTATTCAGACCTTGAAAAAGAGGGGATACGCTACAGCGTTATTCAGAAGAACGGATGCATAAAGCAGGAAATAATCGACTACACGAATTCGAAAAAGGGAGTTCTTTTTGCTGTCACCGAGTCTTCAAACCATCTGGATGTTGACTGCAAAGGCAGGAATAAAAAGCTTTCGGAGGCGTGGCAGAATCTCAAATGCCCGCTCGTGGTGGTTGCAGACAACGTTTAG
- a CDS encoding sulfite exporter TauE/SafE family protein has product MYLYLPVALTSINILIPVGLGLVVGLLSGLFGVGGGFLMTPLLIMFGIPSTVAAATDSNQIVAASTSGTYAHWKVGNVDFKMGFHLLIGGFVGGLLGVQGIKILRAMGNADFVIKMAYVLMLGIVGTYMFIESLRSMRKKKVEEVKQRKESGIAGFLKLLPLQTHYEKSGVTHSALVPIVFGGFVGVLAAVMGVGGGFLMVPVMVYILRMPMHVVVGTSLFQILFNCIEVTFLQAYTNHNVDFILAVLLLLGSTVGAQVGAVFGRKLKGEQLKVILAVIVLVVTVKIIFELTLTPSLLLSQAGGH; this is encoded by the coding sequence ATGTATCTTTATTTGCCGGTAGCTTTAACGAGTATTAACATCTTAATCCCTGTGGGGCTCGGCCTTGTAGTAGGCCTGCTCTCAGGTCTTTTCGGAGTGGGAGGCGGTTTTTTGATGACGCCGCTTTTAATAATGTTCGGAATTCCTTCCACTGTTGCAGCAGCAACTGATTCAAACCAGATAGTTGCAGCTTCGACTTCAGGAACATATGCACACTGGAAGGTTGGCAATGTGGATTTCAAGATGGGCTTTCATCTCTTGATAGGCGGCTTTGTTGGAGGGCTTCTGGGAGTCCAGGGCATAAAAATTCTCAGGGCAATGGGAAATGCAGATTTTGTGATAAAGATGGCCTATGTATTGATGCTTGGAATAGTCGGCACATACATGTTTATAGAAAGTTTGAGAAGCATGAGAAAAAAAAAGGTTGAAGAAGTGAAGCAGAGAAAAGAATCGGGTATTGCCGGATTTCTTAAGCTGCTCCCCCTTCAGACCCATTATGAAAAATCAGGCGTTACCCACTCTGCCTTAGTACCGATAGTATTCGGAGGTTTTGTCGGAGTCCTCGCTGCAGTCATGGGAGTGGGTGGTGGATTTCTGATGGTTCCTGTCATGGTCTATATCCTGAGGATGCCGATGCATGTTGTGGTGGGCACAAGCCTTTTTCAGATTTTGTTTAACTGTATTGAGGTTACGTTCCTTCAGGCATACACAAACCACAATGTGGATTTTATCCTTGCAGTACTGCTCCTTCTGGGTTCAACAGTAGGGGCACAGGTCGGTGCTGTTTTCGGAAGAAAGCTTAAAGGCGAGCAGCTCAAGGTAATCCTTGCGGTTATCGTGCTTGTTGTTACTGTAAAGATAATCTTTGAGCTTACCCTGACTCCTTCCCTGCTTCTGTCGCAGGCGGGAGGACACTAA